The Desulfurococcaceae archaeon DNA window TAAACCCGGCTCTAGAACTAGTTGAAAGGGAAGAGTCTAAGAGGGCTATTGTGCTGAATTTCTTCTACCAGTTAGTAGACATCATTGACGGGTTGCTAGTAGCTGTGGCCGAGATGCCCATCGGAAAAGAGACACTAGAATACGGTTCCATAGAGTTCGTCGCCGACCTAATACTATACTTGAAGCACAGGATAACTCGCGGACTAAGGTCAAGGATACTCGAAGTAAGGAAGGTGCGGGGGGCCCCGTCATCGGTAATCGAGGTACCCTTTGCAATACTCAACGACGCAGGTTTCAAAGTCTACCTACCTCCTAGACCGGAGAGAATGATGAGGGGCAGGGAACATGCAATAAGTACAACAATAAGCTTTATCACCAAGCTCGCTGGGCCTATATACAAAGGCGATACCATTGATATCAGCTTCCCGCCACATGCGAGAGAAGCTTTAACAATCGTGCCTTTGGTAGACATCGCTGTTACAAATAACCTGAAGGCATTGCTCATATCCTATAAGTACTCTCCCGATGAGGTCAAGGAGCTGTTCATCGAGGTATTCGGATCGTACTTCAACCTAGGTAAAGACGTTGTTTTAAGTATCTTAAACAGGCATTTTACCATAGAATCGTTTAACCCAGCCAGTTATGCCTTAACACACCTATACGCAGTAGAAGTAGAACTAATAGAGGATTTAAAACCTGACATGGTCGTACACCACGGGACTGAAATTTTTAGCGCTGTCGCAGATCCCTCGGAGTACTGGACGCTACTCATTAGCATGCTCACTTGGCTTAAAAACAATGGTAAGCTAGTAATACGTTATAGTGCTAGAATAAGTCCTCAATGGACGAGAATAAACGAAATATTGGCAGATATCGTAGTTAGAGTTTACTATAAACGCGAAGGAGGGGCCCTCAAACCGGTATTTTACATTTGGAGGCGGGGCAGGACCCCTCTACTCTTCGACTTCACAAACGAGGACATAACTCAGGCCGCCTTGGAGGCTTCAGAAACTAGCCGCCCTTATTAAAACCAACTCCCAAGAGCTAAACACCGCTGGTAATAATTAATGGCATGCCATCCCGCGGCGGCCGAGATCAAGGAATCCATCAGGAATTACGCGAAGAGCGTGGTGCCCGGGCTTTTCTACACGATCGATCTCTACTGTCGCAAGCTAGCGGGCAAGGACTGCGTTACAATCCTGCTCGAAGAGCCAAAAACCCTGAGAGATATCCTCGTGAGAGTATATGATCTGTCGCCCACGGTCAACCTGGTTGCGAGAGTGTTCCTATACCCTGTAGTGATCGAAACCAATACAGACATACCCGTTGAAGGCCTCGTTAGCTTATTCATGAACAACCCAGACGAGTTGCGGAGAGTTTTAAGCGATATACTATGTAGAAAGTGATTGTAAAGTACGACAGTAACTATTAACGATATACATCGCTACACCGGTGCTTTACATTCTTCAAGCGCCCTGCTAACCGCTAACGAGAACTCTTTATAGTCTGCTACTTTAATGAATGGTATGTGAAGATCCTTTGCAGCTTCCTCGTCGTAGTGAGTATCACCTATAAACACCGGTCGCGCGTTTTGAGAGCTTCTCAGTACCCATTCCAGTTGCTCTCTTCTACTAAGATACTCATCCCTAGTGATAACGTAGCTCACTGCATCGATTAAACCGAGCTTTGAAAGTAGCGGTACAGTTGATGCACTACTCCTCATGGTTACAAGTACTACCTTAACGCCTATTGAAGCAAGGTGCTTCACTAACTCAATGTTTTCTTGTACATCTTCTACTTTTAACCTACCTATTGAATCAAGTTCTGCCCGCTCTACGAGATCCCATGCCTTTCTCTTCAACCCGTCTTCCGCTTGTAGCTTAGCTAGGCTCTCGCCAAGCGGTCTCAATGGGTGATCTACGCCGAGTAGACGCCTTATCTCTGCTCTCAGCTTTTCAAAATCTAGCAGTATGGGTATTAGTGTCCCATCTATGTCCACTACTAGGGTACAACGAGCGCTGGCGTCTCTACTCGGCATTTATAACAGCCACTTTCGGTTCTGGCTTCAGCTCCACCATTACCTCCCCTTTCTTAACGTAGCCTATCAGCATGGCTTCGGTGTTGTACGCGTAAAACATTCTCCCACTCTCGTCCACGCCTATAAAGCCCAGCGTATTCACGCCAACCGTTTTCTCGACGAACTTCACTACGGAATCCAGCGCTTTGTTTAGATCACCATTTCTATACCCGTACTCTAGGTCTATTCTGAGACAGGGCATTGTTCTGACTATGAACTCACCTATGCCTGTGGCGCTACAAGCCACTCTACTAGTGGCGTAAAATCCCGCACCAGGTATAGGCGTATCACCCACTCTACCGGGTAGCTTTAATATCACGCCACCGGTACTTGTAGCTGCGGCTAGGATGCCCCGTTCATCGAGGGCTACCGCCCCAACGGTGTCGTATACGTCTATAATTCTACGTACGAGCTCGGAGTACACGGTATTGCTATCAACAAATTCCCTTATTGCCCTATAGTAGAAGTCCGCTGGTAATTCCTCTTTAAATACTTTCTTCAAGACGTCGCGGTATCTCTCCATGACTAGTGGTGGAGGTGGCGGTAATGGGGGTAAGCTGTAAAGTAGTGCGAGTCGGTCAGCATTTTCGCCTACCAGTAGGAGGTGTGGTGTCTTCTCCGCGACTATCCTTGCAAGCAGTATGGGATTCCGAGTAGACTTGACCGCTGCAACGGCACCAATTAAACCCGTAGAAGTCATTAAACCGGCGTCTAGTTCCCTTTCACCAAGTAGGTTTGGTGCCGAACCGTAACCTGCATTGAGGTACCCGGAGTTCTCCATGCACTTTACCGCGTTAACCACCGTTTCGAGAGAGCTATTTGTGTCGTTGAGTACTCTCCATCCGTACTTCGTGCACTTTTTAACGGCTTCAATGGCGTTCTCTACACCGGGCCTGGGTTTCCAGGCCCCTGCACCCCCGTGAAGCATTAACGCCTTCAACGCATAGTCACCATGTTAGTTTTAAATCTCTAAGCTAATTAAAACTAGTGGTGCATTTACATGGAGACTGGACAAGGTGGCCAGACAACACCGCACTATTTACAGGAGCTAATTAAGACGTTCAGGTTCAGTAAAATGAGCCCCGGCCTGTTACTGTTACCCTCCCTTTTCGCATTCTTATCCCTAGTACTCTTCACAATCGGTTTTTCGCAACTGCTCAAGCTAGGTGAAGAGGCAGTAAGTGGGGGGATTTCACCACTAGAATCACTCTACATTGTGCAGCCAATATTATGGGGCGTAGTAGCCTTACTCGGGTTCACTATAGCGTCGATGATAGCCGTCTATAACCTGTTAAAGAACCTCAAAGACCACTTTTACCAGAGTGGTGTAACGGTATATTACTTCACGGGAGGTCCTAGTTTTGAGGGCGCAATGCAGTACTTAAGATCCATTCTCGTAAGGTCCACGCTACCATCCCCCGTAACGGGCATTTTGCTAATGTTCTTAACCAGTGGGGTGGCCTATCCAGTAATATTGTGCTTCGCGGAAAAGGCTGTGAGAGAGCACGCTATTGTCGAGGAGGAAGCACTGTTTAGGACGAAGTTTACCAGCGAGTACAAGTGGTTTAACATGTTAATAGACTTCGCACTGGTACCCCTGACCCTTGGCCTTTACCTGGCGTACATGGGCCATAGAGTTGCTAAGGTGTTTAACGCGCACGTAAACGCCATTCACAGCTCCCATCCTAACCCACCTACTTTACCCCCGCACGGCACTACCGTTCAGGAGCTAAGGCCCACTTCAAGCTTGCTAATAGGACTTCTCTTGCTATCAATAGGCCTTAACATAGTTACTAGTTACATCGGGCTGTTCACGGCCAGTTACGTTGCCTATTCGTGCGGCATATTACTAAGCGCACTTGTCTTAGCTAGGAGAACAAAAGGGACGTCAGCTTCCAGCGTACTGGTAGTGCTGATACTGCTATACCTACTGGTATTTGGAGGGTTACTGGCCGGCATGACCGGTTACGAGACGTACAGGGTTTTAACCGATACCATACGTAGACAAACGAATGTAGCGAGTTCTATGAAAATGCTGGATCTTGCAACCTACATCTTCGTAAATAACCTCGTAATCTCGCTTCCATCAATTGTACCGTATGTTGGAGGAGTGCTAGTGGCCCAGGGAGTGTACAATGCTGGTTTAGTAGTGGGTACGATAGTCGGTAGCGGGTTAAGGAGCCCCGGTGATGTCGTTTTGGTCCTGGTATACCCGCACTCCATACTAGAGCTCTCCGCCTACGCTATACTACTGACATCGTCTTCGTTCTTAGGTGAGTGGAGGAGATACACCGTGCTAGCTGCGACCGGTATATTGCTCCTCTTCACCGCTGCGCTTGTGGAAGCCCTAACTATAAAGTACCTTCAAGGATCCTCTTTATTAGAGGGCCTTGCACCTCTACAAGGTTCCTAGGAGTTTCAACGGCTATGGCTAACGCGCCGTAGAGACCGGCATCGTCTCCGAGCCTAGTAGGCTTTATCGCAGGCATTCCCGTGACGACGTTTAGCTTAGTTAACGTCACAATCGGCTCGTATAGCACGTCAATGTTATTTAAAAACACACTACCACCAATTATTACGAGTTCCGGGTCATACGCGTTTATCATCGACGCTATGCCTGCTGCTGTTGCCTTGACGTAAAGCTCTATGACCCTTCTAGCTAGGGCGTCCCCCCTCCGGTAGTAGTCGAATACGTCTTTCGCGACGATCACCGCGCCGGAGAGGACGATCCTCGCTAACTCCGAGTCTACGTGCTCTTTTTCGGCAATGTACTTGGCTACTCTAGGTAGGTTAGCAGCGCCCGCGTAGGTTTCCCAGTGCCCTAGACCACCACACCCGCATCTCAGCTCCGAGTCAAAGTCTACTACGATATGCCCCACTTCGTGCGCATTACCCATTTTTCCCATGAGGAGATGCCCGTCTACTACTACCCCGGCCCCCACGCCCGTGCTCAACGTTAAGTAAACGAAGTTATCGGCGTTTCGCGCATCTCCGTAAAGTCTCTCCCCCCATGCAGCTGCTACGCAGTCATTTATAACATAAACGGGCTTTCTGAGGCCTTTTACCAATGGTTTTAATAGTTCGAAGGTGTGCACTGGGATGTTAGGTGTGTACGTGACCTTGCCTTCGGTGATGTCAAGGGGCCCTATACTGGCTACACTCACCGTTACGACTCTTCTTAGAAGATCATGCCACTTGGCCCTAACAGTTTCCAGTATAGAGTTGGCTATTGTAAGCTCATTCCCCTGTCTAGGAGTACTGTACGTTTCTTTCTCTACTATGCCCTCACGGGTGCATAGCGCAATCCTTGTTTTGGTGGCCCCGAGATCTACTGCTAAATAGTACTCCACCCTACTGGGCCCCTTTAATGTTTTCTACCTTTCCTTGGGGCTTCTTGAAGAGTATTGGCGCACCGGTTACATTATATCTCTCAACGGCTTCTAAGCCCGACTTTACCGGGTTTTCAATCGCGAAGCCGAAGGAACGCGCCACCATGGTAGATGCCCTCGGCGTGAAGGGATACAGTAATATGGTGGCCAGCCTAATTGCTTCCAGTACTGTATACAGCTCTTTGCTTGGATCGCTTTTTTCCCACGGCTTAGTTTCGTTTAAGTACTGGTTGGCCAATCTAGCGATGTCCATTGCGTGAACCGCCGCCTTAGTGACTTCGAAATTTTCCATGTTGTCTACGTATGCGTGAAGCTTTTCATTTAGCATCTCAGCTAGGCGCGTTTCGACACTCCTTCTATAGACCTTACCGCCTGTTTTCTTCTGCGCTAATACGCCAACTCTTCGAACTAGGTTACCGTACGTGTCTGCAAGCTCGGTAGCATATATGTTATCGAGGAGCTCGAAGTCAAATTCGCTGTCCTTGTCCATGTTGAATATCCTCATGATCACGTACCTAGCGCCGTCAGAGCCCCCATACCTTTTAAGCATATCCTCTATGGAGACGATGTTACCCACGCTTTTACTCATTTTAGTACCTTTCGACGTGAGGAACGCGTGTACAATCACCTTCCTGGGCGGCTCTAAGTCTAGTGCCCTTAATATCGAAAACCAGACTACAGTGTGAAACCACAGTATGTCCTTGCCAATAATGTGATGTACGTTAGCCCAGTAGTGGTTGAATTTTTCCCGGTCCTCTAAGTAACCTATTGCACTGACGTAGTTGAGTAAAGCATCAAACCACACGTATATGACGTACTTCTCGTCGAAAGGTACCGGTATACCCCACCAAACTCTTTCAATGGGCCTGGCTATTGATACGTCTCTCAACCCTTCCTTCTCGACCTTCGATATTACCTCTTCCGCGTAGCCACGGGGATGCACTATGTCCCTGTTCTTTAAGACCTCGAGTAGGTAATCCTTGAACTCACTTAACTTGAAGTAGTATGTTTCCTCCTCCATGTACTCTAGAGGTTTATTGTGAAGGGGGCAGTAAGGCTTGTTTTCCACTTCCACATATTCTCCGGGACTGTAGTACTTTTCGCAATCAACGCAGTAGAGCCCGGTGTACTTTGCCCTGTAGAT harbors:
- a CDS encoding ROK family protein, giving the protein MEYYLAVDLGATKTRIALCTREGIVEKETYSTPRQGNELTIANSILETVRAKWHDLLRRVVTVSVASIGPLDITEGKVTYTPNIPVHTFELLKPLVKGLRKPVYVINDCVAAAWGERLYGDARNADNFVYLTLSTGVGAGVVVDGHLLMGKMGNAHEVGHIVVDFDSELRCGCGGLGHWETYAGAANLPRVAKYIAEKEHVDSELARIVLSGAVIVAKDVFDYYRRGDALARRVIELYVKATAAGIASMINAYDPELVIIGGSVFLNNIDVLYEPIVTLTKLNVVTGMPAIKPTRLGDDAGLYGALAIAVETPRNLVEVQGPLIKRILEGTL
- a CDS encoding ATPase domain-containing protein yields the protein MKGFTTGSSELDKLIGEIPPRTMLLIVGHPGSGKTTLASQICYANAVRGHKCLYMTFYEDREKLFRNMGRLKINLAEVENKGFLTYVKLPVASAEELMDIVAKLVASDHYNVVVIDSINPALELVEREESKRAIVLNFFYQLVDIIDGLLVAVAEMPIGKETLEYGSIEFVADLILYLKHRITRGLRSRILEVRKVRGAPSSVIEVPFAILNDAGFKVYLPPRPERMMRGREHAISTTISFITKLAGPIYKGDTIDISFPPHAREALTIVPLVDIAVTNNLKALLISYKYSPDEVKELFIEVFGSYFNLGKDVVLSILNRHFTIESFNPASYALTHLYAVEVELIEDLKPDMVVHHGTEIFSAVADPSEYWTLLISMLTWLKNNGKLVIRYSARISPQWTRINEILADIVVRVYYKREGGALKPVFYIWRRGRTPLLFDFTNEDITQAALEASETSRPY
- a CDS encoding isoaspartyl peptidase/L-asparaginase, whose translation is MKALMLHGGAGAWKPRPGVENAIEAVKKCTKYGWRVLNDTNSSLETVVNAVKCMENSGYLNAGYGSAPNLLGERELDAGLMTSTGLIGAVAAVKSTRNPILLARIVAEKTPHLLLVGENADRLALLYSLPPLPPPPPLVMERYRDVLKKVFKEELPADFYYRAIREFVDSNTVYSELVRRIIDVYDTVGAVALDERGILAAATSTGGVILKLPGRVGDTPIPGAGFYATSRVACSATGIGEFIVRTMPCLRIDLEYGYRNGDLNKALDSVVKFVEKTVGVNTLGFIGVDESGRMFYAYNTEAMLIGYVKKGEVMVELKPEPKVAVINAE
- a CDS encoding HAD hydrolase-like protein; its protein translation is MPSRDASARCTLVVDIDGTLIPILLDFEKLRAEIRRLLGVDHPLRPLGESLAKLQAEDGLKRKAWDLVERAELDSIGRLKVEDVQENIELVKHLASIGVKVVLVTMRSSASTVPLLSKLGLIDAVSYVITRDEYLSRREQLEWVLRSSQNARPVFIGDTHYDEEAAKDLHIPFIKVADYKEFSLAVSRALEECKAPV
- the metG gene encoding methionine--tRNA ligase — protein: MKVETFYITTPIYYPNAPPHVGHAYTTVFADVMARYKKLLGYKVLFLTGNDEHGLKIQKVAEKQGKSPKEFTDEMAEVFKRYWKSLDVEYDHFIRTTDSYHERTVKEAFNYIYRKGLIYRAKYTGLYCVDCEKYYSPGEYVEVENKPYCPLHNKPLEYMEEETYYFKLSEFKDYLLEVLKNRDIVHPRGYAEEVISKVEKEGLRDVSIARPIERVWWGIPVPFDEKYVIYVWFDALLNYVSAIGYLEDREKFNHYWANVHHIIGKDILWFHTVVWFSILRALDLEPPRKVIVHAFLTSKGTKMSKSVGNIVSIEDMLKRYGGSDGARYVIMRIFNMDKDSEFDFELLDNIYATELADTYGNLVRRVGVLAQKKTGGKVYRRSVETRLAEMLNEKLHAYVDNMENFEVTKAAVHAMDIARLANQYLNETKPWEKSDPSKELYTVLEAIRLATILLYPFTPRASTMVARSFGFAIENPVKSGLEAVERYNVTGAPILFKKPQGKVENIKGAQ